GGCGCCAGGCCCAAGAGCGCCATCACCTCGCGGCCGTCCAGGAGCGGCTTGGCGGGCGGCGCCTCGGCCATCAGCCTGAGAACGCGGGCCAAGGCCAGCCGGTAGCGCTCGCGGCCCCCTTTGCTCGCCAGGGGGCCACGCGCCGCCTCGCGGTCGGCGACCATCAGCTTCAAGAGGTCGGGCAGGAGCGCGCGGCGGCGGTGCAGAAAGCGCCGCGCCTCCTTGTCGCTGCCGGGCAGCGGCAGCATGTGGTAGCGGATCAGGCCCGCGACCCGCCTGATGCGCTCGTCGGGCTGCCTGAGGCGCCTCAGGAGGCTAGAGGCCAGCTCCGCGCCCAGCTTGTCGTGGCCGTAGAAGTGGTAGTAGCGCCCGGAAGCGTCAAAGGTCTGCGTCGCGGGCTTGCCCAGGTCGTGCAGGAGCGCCGCCCAGCGCAGGCTCAGTGGACTGTCCGGGAAGTGGCGGAGGAGCTGCTCGAGCGCCAGAAGGTTGTGCGCCAAGACGTTCAGGTGGTGAAAGCCGCGCTGCTCGACCTCTCTGCCCAGGGCGAGCTCGGGCAGGTAGACGTCGAGCAGGCCGAGCCTCTCCATGAGCCTCACGCCGTAGGCGGCGCGCTCGCTGAGCAGGAGCCGGTTGAGCTCTTCGCCGACGCGCTCCGGGGCGGGCAGGGCGACCTCGCCCGCCCTTTGAGCGCACGCCTCTGCGGAGATGGCCGCATGAGTCTCGGCCTCGAGCGCAAAGCCGAGACCCGCCGCCAAACGCACGCCCCTGAGCGGCCGCAGGGGGTCGGCGCGCAGGTTCTTCCGGCTCACCATGCGCAGCCGCCGCCCGCGCAGGTCGCGCAGGCCGTCCAGCGGGTCGAAGAGGTGGCCCTCCGGGTCGGCCGCGACGGCGTTGACGGTGTAGTCGCGGGCGCGCAAGTTGGCCTCGAGCGCGCCCCCCAGCGGCGTATAGTCGCGGCTCAGGTCGCCCGCGACCACGCGCCAGTGGCCCCGCGCCCCGTCGAGCGGGAAGGCGCTGCCGCCGAGCCCCTCAGCCGCTTCCCGAGCCGCCCGCTCCGGCGCGGGCACCAGCCAGTCGAGATCGCCGAAGGGGCGGCCCAGGAGGGCGTCGCGCAAGGCGCCGCCGACGAGGTAGCCGCCCTCTGGCGAGGGCGTAAACTGAGCCATGTCCAGAGCCATGTCCAGTTCGCGCCCTCGCCCCAGCAGCCCGCTCAGCCAGTCCTTTAGGATTATTACCATAGCCATTACCATAGCCATTATAGGAAACCCGCGCCCGTGAGGCCCTTGCGCCTCGGCCTGACCGGCAACATCGGCTCGGGCAAATCCACGGCGGCCAGGCTCTTAGTGGCCAGGGGCGCCGCCCTCGTGGACGCGGACGAGTTGGCCCGCGAGGCCGCGGGGGACCCGGAGGTCTTGGCGAGGATCGCCGCCGAACTCGGCCCGGAGCTCGTCGAGGACGGCCGGCTCGACCGGGCCGCCACCGCCGCGCGGGTCTTTGGCGACGAGGCGGCGCGGCAGGCCCTGAACGCCATCGTGCACCCCTGGGTGCGCCGGCGGAGCGACGAGGAGGTGCGGGCGCTGCTCGAGCGCGCGCCGCCGCCGGTAATCCTGCTGGACATTCCTCTGCTCTTTGAAAACGGCCTCGAGCGCGGCCTGGACGGGGTCATCGTCGTCGCCGCGGACTTGCCGGCGAGGGTGGCGCGGGTGGCGGCGCGCAGCGGCCTGAGGGAGGACGAGGTGCGCGCCCGCGACGCCGCCCAGATGCCCCTGGCGGAGAAGGCAAGGCGCGCGGACTACCTGCTCGACAACAGCGGCAGCCCTGAGGCGTTGGGGGCGCAGATAGACGCGCTCTGGGCCGAGTTGACCAAAAGAGCGCGGGAAGACCCGTAGGCCTTGCCGTGGATTTCTTCCTGTGCGTTTAGAACGGCTCGGACCTCCTGCGGTAGAGGACCGCGGGCGGCCGCGGTCCATACTCGCTCTGCTCGCCCCGGTTTGAACGGCCGTTCAAACCGGGTTGGAGGTGCTTACCAGCGAACCGGCGTGAAGCTGTAAGAGTAGCTGCCCTCGGGCGAGGTCAGGCTGTAGCT
This window of the Deinococcota bacterium genome carries:
- a CDS encoding HD domain-containing protein; translated protein: MVIILKDWLSGLLGRGRELDMALDMAQFTPSPEGGYLVGGALRDALLGRPFGDLDWLVPAPERAAREAAEGLGGSAFPLDGARGHWRVVAGDLSRDYTPLGGALEANLRARDYTVNAVAADPEGHLFDPLDGLRDLRGRRLRMVSRKNLRADPLRPLRGVRLAAGLGFALEAETHAAISAEACAQRAGEVALPAPERVGEELNRLLLSERAAYGVRLMERLGLLDVYLPELALGREVEQRGFHHLNVLAHNLLALEQLLRHFPDSPLSLRWAALLHDLGKPATQTFDASGRYYHFYGHDKLGAELASSLLRRLRQPDERIRRVAGLIRYHMLPLPGSDKEARRFLHRRRALLPDLLKLMVADREAARGPLASKGGRERYRLALARVLRLMAEAPPAKPLLDGREVMALLGLAPGPRVGEAVRFVQEAAAVGDVSGRAEAERALRHYARSRGWTEAPGGEEG
- the coaE gene encoding dephospho-CoA kinase (Dephospho-CoA kinase (CoaE) performs the final step in coenzyme A biosynthesis.), whose protein sequence is MRPLRLGLTGNIGSGKSTAARLLVARGAALVDADELAREAAGDPEVLARIAAELGPELVEDGRLDRAATAARVFGDEAARQALNAIVHPWVRRRSDEEVRALLERAPPPVILLDIPLLFENGLERGLDGVIVVAADLPARVARVAARSGLREDEVRARDAAQMPLAEKARRADYLLDNSGSPEALGAQIDALWAELTKRAREDP